The genome window TACCTTATGACCCCTACTGACCTTAAACACAACACAGCAACTTCCAGAATCAACTGGAGAAGTCCACATTTCGTTTTCACATCTTGACTCACTccttttattgatttgtttttgttttaactggACGCACACATAGCGAACGTTAAATTCCTaactctcattttttgaaccgcttaatcctcattagagtcgcggggggtgctggagcctatcccagctgactccggtccagaggcaggggacaccctgaatcggtggccagccaatgcagggcacaaggagacaaacaaccattcatgctcacactcatacctaggggcaatttagagtgtccaatcagcctaccatgcatgtttttggaatgtgggaggaaaccggagtacccagaggaaacccacgcaggcccgggaagaacatgcaaactccacacagatagagatgacctggatttgaacccaggaacccagagctgtgaggccaaccggGGTGCCCAATAATAGTTacattaaatctaaatatttgatatataggcatttatttgaaaatataaaaatcccccaaaataagTCATGTTTAATTGCTCTGAATCTAATTTACCAAAATGTgccatttcaattttaaatctaagttgaaataattttctttaattttgtttttttttaaagcaaatgttCTAATCTAAATAATTTTAAGCCTCCAAAAGGGTGAATACATTCTCactgttcacattttttttagatcgttTCATGAAtgattaattttgttttcagaCTTTCTATTAACCAATGTTAACATTAGCTAGTTTCATATTTTCTTATCCGGGTTCTATTCAACATAAATACTATGTTTCTTGAGGATGGAACACCagatttttaattcaattaattaaaaaagtaaaatatattaataactaaacattttcaatatacatatataaattacTAAACATGATAAAGACAAATGTTTTTCTCCATTGTGTTAAAAAGGAGTGCGatattgtaaaatgtaaaaaaagaacacataTTACACTCAAAAATCCACACAATAATTTAATAGTCAACTACAGAGCAgcgtaaaaaaattaaacaaagaaaaaggccatttgtttataagaaaaaaactgtaagtgacaggaagttttttttaaacttcaataATGACATGTTTACAGTTCTTATACAATACCATAACAACGTCTTCCTCCTCTAGTTCGCTACCAGCTTGTGTAAGCCAGATCTTTAGCAGTAACGTGATCATTTTGGTTGGAACCACcaatgtgtattttgtgtttgttttcttttttcattataaaaaaaacagtaggaAAAAAGCAGACCACAATTGAGAACACAATGTTTGACGCATCAAGTCTCTCTGAGCGAGAACATGTTCATTTACATAATATATGGAGCTAATCAATGCATCCTGAACATtcttacatgcacacacatgtcaAGTAGTCTCAGTCTCTGCATTACAAACTGTGGTCATTCAAtcgcccagttcaaatggaatggatgtctaccactgtcaatggcacgtAAACACAACACcgttcataaaaaaaatggttacatTTATGCTAACATTTGTTCTTGCGTAATTTCGGGTTGccaaccccaaaaaatgtattttttgagcAATGCAAAATTATTGCAGAGCGATTATTTTAACAAAGTGGTTATATACAAAGTAGATGGCACTTAAAAAATAGCCCAAAAGTAACAATATGTAGCAAAATATTACTTTTCAAGCATGTTTCAGACAACTGGAGAGCAACACAGAAAACCAAAAGAGACAATGTGACGTGTGCTGTACTGCACTGTTgccaaaatgctccaaaattttGAAATCAGTCAGCTATGACAAGCCAGTGTTGAcaaaacatctgaaaaaaatgtatatagcaACGAAGTAATACTGTTATTCTTGATAAAATACCActaaaaaatgaacataaaaaagCTGATTGCATGAAAGCTAAAGCATAATAAAAGTCAGATGGAAGATTTGAAATCAACAATTGTGTAgaaacaggtaaaaaaaaatcatgcaacagaaaatggggaaaaaaatgtttgtcagtgtaatcattcactgccagttcTAACAATAACTACTTCTACCAATATTGTgatcctgcaaaaaaaattcatataaaaaaaagtctgtaacGATCCGGTTGTAAAGAGAAGCATAAAGgcactgatttttttcattttttttcccgcacAATTCAGTCAGTCCATTGCACGGTTGTGTTCATAAATATTGGGACACACGCAATTCTCATCATTTTAGcttgttcatttcattttaaatcaaacgCGGAGGTGACAAAAAGATACAGACTGTTTATTGTTCAAATAGTCATGGAAGTTAACTATAAATAACAACACTTTCAATTGAGGGGACGTACAAACGCATAGAAAGATTACTAGTCAAACGTgaggggcactatttcttgcatTTCCATACAAGATAAACACACGCACGCATTCATAAACTGATAATTCTGTGTCGGTCTTTCATCAATAaagacattggctgccattgacggcgatagatgtccaatgcattttgatttGCCAGCGATTACTCACAGGCAGCCTCTTCCAGGCAAAGTGGATTTGACTTTTTAGCCGTTAGTGACACTGTAACCTAATTATCAAGAAATCAAATGGAATGTCGGACATTCATTTCATAACATCTGCTAAGTGTGTATTGACATTCACGTACTCTGATTagttgaaaaaaaagctcaaaacaaaggaaaaatccTATTTGACATATTACATATGGTACAGTGTGTTGGCCACATTAAACAGTGAGCGCATACTCTATCTAGTATATGACCTCATAGACAGTGGCTTTCTTGTCTCCGGAACCCGTCACAATGTACTTGTCATCGACGGAGATGTCGCAGCTCAGCACTGAAGATGACTCTTTGGACTGCCAAGGAGAATAAAAGACAGCACATATGTCAAAGTCCTAAGCAAGACTATATTTAAGAACTAATACTATGTTTCCCATTAAACACACTACatggaaatgttttatttttgtgtattatttttttgctgagtAACTTGCGTGAAGGCACAGCAAATGAAGGCTAATGCAAATCTCAATTTACCCCttttttagctttatttttatacaagCGGGGGGCCTGGCtttgccggtcccacctgcttgtttagaaccaaaagacaattttttgcgctattaaaaaaagtgaggaaattaaatcaattatctattaggatccgtcagccatttctggccaccataaaaaaattcaactctctacgttgcacggtttggacaaacatagctaGAGAATcttaatatatacacacacacacacacacacacacacaaccataaatcacactttatacgGATTTTAGGTTATAAAGACTATaaagtgctatttttttatCCTCCTATGAATCCAGcatctttaaaaacaaagaggCTAACTCGGGGATTTGTACGAGTTAAGTAGCACATGTCATGTTGAATGAGTATGATGCATATGGCACTTTGATTATGTTCATTTGGTTGATTAAGTGATTTTTAACCAATCAACTCTTTCTGTCCAACATTCAAAAAGACATCTCTTGGGGTTACCTGGAATATGCTGGCTCCATACGGCGTTCGCCAAGCATTAAGCAAATTGTCTTTTCCCGTGCTGACGAACCACTTTCCTGTAAGTGACAGCACAGCCAATAACCATGTGACAAAAACATCAGCCAACCTGATTTGATCTTCTTCAGTTCATTTTTTCCCTCCATACAAACACAAGACTGGACTCACCACAGTGAGCAAATCGAAGTGAAAGCACACAGCTTTCATGTAGGTGGAGCTGATACTTGTCAGGTTTGGAGACGTGTAGGACCTCCACATTGCTGTTCTCCATTCCCACCGCCAGCCACTCGCCAGTTGGACAATATCCCAATGAGAAAATCTGCAATCACAGCCTTGTGCTTGCAAAAATTGTCTCGAATGTGATTTTTAGATGGATTTATTAACACAAtgtacatttcttttttatgtgtacCTGTGAGGTGAAGTCATGCTGCTGCAGCTGGCGGCCTTCTCGCAGATCCCAAGAACGAACGGTGTTGTCCAGACCTCCCGTCCATAGCTTGGTCCCGTCATTGGAGATGTCTATGCAGCTCGCGCCATCTGTGTGACCCTGGAACTGCCTGAAGTATAGGGGAGAACGGGGTTGGTTGTAAAGTGGGTCTGCTTTACCATTGTGTCAAATATGAAGGGAGAGGCAAATACTGTTTCACTGTGTCACATTTCATTAAATTGTACTAATCCATTGTGACTGGACGTCAATTGGAGTAAAATCGGATCACTTGCTATGGCAGTCAATAAGTTAAGAAGTAACAAAATGATCCATAAGTAGAATGCAAACATTTATATTTCtgcatcattcattcattcatcttccaggCTTGCGGGGTTGCagaagcctatcccagtggaTTTAAGGCAAAAGGCAAacaacaccctagactggtcgtcagtcagctgtagggcacagtATCTACATCATGTTTTATAATATTTCTACATTTATATTGACACTATCGAAACAAACCTTGCAGTGAAACAAGTAAATATCCAAAAAATCACAgctaaaatagctcaatttagaGCATTAGGTGACCAGTTTTATTCGCTGTATAAGCttatttatgcaagatacgttgcctaaacaatttatttgcaaccttattttgggTTTGCACAACTGCAAAAAGGGATTTGTGATTTTTCTCACAGCTTTGTTGAAATTGTTGAAATTGTTCATAGAATTATAATGTTGTGATATAGTACTTTTCCCCCTACTGAATACAGTTCTTGATAGAGGTGGGTGGTATGACAAATTTTTttatcacgattaaaaaaaaaattcagtcgatatcgataattatcattgacaaaaattatcGTTATCATTTTATCGCCAAACTCTAGTTCCTGGGTATTGGATCGGGACTCGGTATCGGCCGATTCTCAAAATCAGGGGACTATATGAGACTGGGACATCCTTTTTTTTATCCAGAAAATGAAAATCCATCAACATAGTAAATCCCAACAGCGTGGTGTACAGCAGTGGGCACACCAGATTTGCATACTTGGACAGCGCATAACATGTTTGCCATCACTATTTCCGACAGTGAATATCTATCGGACAAGATGTTGATGTTCAGTTCTGAACCTAATCTAATATTTTGTTAAGACCTTAATATGATTTCTTGACTGCAATGAGTTAACTTCACAATTTTGAAACCAGGAGATTTGAAATCCTACCTAACCAGTGTCTGGTTGTGAAGATCCCATACGGCGATGTTTCCGTCAGAGCAACAGGAAAAGCAGACCTTGGAGTCTGGGCTGATGGCCAAGGCGTAGCACGCAGGGGCTGACGAGGTTAATTCTGCTTTGATCCGTGGAGTAGGCGCGGCCAAGTCCCAAATTGACAAAGTGCTGGCTTCACCTCCCACGATAAGCGTCCGTCCGTCAGGGAGCAGTCGACAGGAACGGATGTAGTTGTCCCGATTCTGATGGTGCAGACGTTTCATTCTAATCTCACAGATATACAGATCTCGTATCTGTCACGAATGGGAGCATCGACGATGCGACTCACAAGGCAGTCCAGCTGGGACACAGAGGTTTTGTTGCCGGGGTGACTGATGTCCCACACCTTTACGCACCCTTTGCCGCCAGTGTAAACATGACGGGTCGGGTTGCTGATGGTGACAGCGCACACTACCTCTCCGTGGTTTAGCGTGTTGATCTGTCGTGCGTGACGCGGGATGGCTGGGCCGATCAGAGCGTCGGGAGGGAAAGGTACTGGCTGCATTTGTCCATCAGAACTCACATGAAAGGAGTAGGCACTagagaaaattaaaataaagttgcacatattttattatatatagttTGATTCGAGAAAACTGAAGGAACATCATGTTCTACAATGTGAAATAGCCACAATACAACTAAAAGTGAAAATtaacttttcccttcaaaatcctGTCGTTCACAAACAATGTTCTATATTATAGTACAGTAGTATGTCTACTTAAGAAAATgcctacttacaaaatattcaggtttcaAAAAGCCTCCATGTGAAAATGTTGTCCCagaatacaaaagaaattcaagttacgaaatgcaaaattgcccaaaaaattaaataacccCCGAAATGTAAATACACTTGCTGTATCCTGTATTTTAATTAGAATTTCTCTTTGAACTTCTCTTCTCTTTAGCTAGAAGGTTGCTGCGTCTCCCTGCTCCACGTgattgttttattaaaaaaatatatactatatattgaaGGACAATGAAATATGACAGAAAGAGGCATGACCACACAATTATGTGTTTACTAAGGACATGGATCGGTGTGTACATATAgtaaacacaaaaaagaaaatttccTATTAGCCATACTGATTTAAAGCtttagaccagtggttcttaatctTGTTGGTGCAACCGAACCCCACCCGTTTTATATGCGCATTctccgaaccctactttagtgtaaaataaaatgtgatttttttcaaattctagatatataaattcctcgcagcactgattggccaactAATTTCACGTCATCAGGACGGAGATCGGCAAACAAGGGAAATGGGTGAATGGGTTTGAAAGCCATTCTAACAGTGTTTTTAATCAGGGAATGATCATATAATATGATTAAAATCTCAAAAAGTGAAATTTGTAGGCAACTTGCATTAAGGAAATTGTTATTTTGAGTATTCCTAAATCATTTTCTCATAAAACGAGCTGAATTAACTTGAATTATCAAGTTCGAGGACAGTACTTAAACTTCTAAGTAATCTGAACTGGAAATGTTATGTTGTTTGAATTTATGTAGCCTTAGCCTCACTCCGAATTGCGTCAAAATAACTTGCCGATTGCAAGACAGTTAGCCATTATGTTTagcttaaaattgatttttaaataaattctgAGTCCAAAACTATATTCCCAAGGCAACGCCTTAAAATTTTTAATTTAAGCCattaccttgattttttttggttttccatAAACACCGGAGCATTCAAGTTCAATAGCTAATTTGAAAGTTCTGCCATTTTTTACCATGCAGGCAGTGAAAATAAAGTGAAtagtaaagagaaaaaaaatactgcaactttttttaatcatcatgattttttttgtgttaatcaGCAAAACAAATTCTAATTGGAAAAAACACCAAGATTTCTTGAgaaagcactttaaaaaaagtttccttTAGTCTGTTccccatttaaaaaacataaaactaaAACATATTACCATTAAAAGTAAGTCAAGCGACATgacaaacaattttttttttaaatttaaatattgggGGTGTTGGTAACCTGTACCTAGATGAATTTGTGGATCACACACTGAATACGTAAAGGTCCACCGTACTCTATTGtgatttgaaattgttttaaaattttgtaGGAGACCTACGGTTTTCCACCAGGAATGCCTGATAGGTTAGGAGGAAGCCCAGGGACACGAATGTGATGGTGAGGGTCAAATCCCACCTGCAGAAGATCAAACTTCAATTAAGATGGAACATAAGCCAAATGCACATCTATTTCCATTTAAGTGAATGATCATCTttcactaccattgacggcaatagacagcCCAACCATTCTAGGAGCGATCATTTTgttagaaaatggatggaacaTCTAccgcaatacagtaatccctcgattatcgcgtcttcacttatcacgaattcactacttcacaatttttttccactattaattttttttaaagttcataaaaatgtgaaaatccacactgaaactcgtaagcggaagccactcttgctactagtactcagcactgaataaaaaaaggaaaaacaattatGCGACCCtactttttcgattatcgcggccatgtctggtctacattaaccgcgatattcgagggattactgtactatttTAGCGCAAAATGTGAATTTTGCTTACCACTTGTGTTCGTCCATAAGCGGCCACGGCAGCTGCAGCAACTGAGCTCATGCTATGCAAGCCGGCGTAGGGGGCACCCGCTCCGCTCAGCTCCCCATTCATTCCGAGGTGAGGTACCACTCCGAACGGACCGGGGTACGAGCACGGCAGCGCCAGTGGTGTGCGCAGACCAGGTGCTGcaaattttttaacaaaattaatttcaaaatgaGTACGTGGTGGATTTCTATgcatcaaaaagcatttaccgAGTGCCTCAACTCCTGATGGCTTAGTCGGAGCTGCCCTGAGGCTGGTCGTGGTGCTGCTAGGTGTGGGCGCATC of Stigmatopora argus isolate UIUO_Sarg chromosome 5, RoL_Sarg_1.0, whole genome shotgun sequence contains these proteins:
- the LOC144074253 gene encoding transducin-like enhancer protein 4 isoform X3, yielding MIRDLSKMYPPARHPPGQPFKFTVSESCDRIKEEFQFLQAQYHSLKMECEKLASEKTEMQRHYVMYYEMSYGLNIEMHKQAEIVKRLNAICAQVIPFLSQEHQQQVVQAVERAKQVTMAELNAIIGQQQQQLQAQHLSHGHAIPVPLTPHPAGLHPPLPPGASLLALSSALGHQMPLKDERKHPDSAEEHPRERDSVKSSSVSPSASFRTGEKHRGSTDYAADSKKQKTDEKESSSKLYESDGEKSDDNLVVDVSNEDPTSPRGSPAHSPQENGLDKSRLLKKDAPLSPSSVASSSSTPSSKSKEINLNEKSTTPVSKSSTPTSRCDAPTPSSTTTSLRAAPTKPSGVEALGKCFLMHRNPPRTHFEINFVKKFAAPGLRTPLALPCSYPGPFGVVPHLGMNGELSGAGAPYAGLHSMSSVAAAAVAAYGRTQVVGFDPHHHIRVPGLPPNLSGIPGGKPAYSFHVSSDGQMQPVPFPPDALIGPAIPRHARQINTLNHGEVVCAVTISNPTRHVYTGGKGCVKVWDISHPGNKTSVSQLDCLNRDNYIRSCRLLPDGRTLIVGGEASTLSIWDLAAPTPRIKAELTSSAPACYALAISPDSKVCFSCCSDGNIAVWDLHNQTLVRQFQGHTDGASCIDISNDGTKLWTGGLDNTVRSWDLREGRQLQQHDFTSQIFSLGYCPTGEWLAVGMENSNVEVLHVSKPDKYQLHLHESCVLSLRFAHCGKWFVSTGKDNLLNAWRTPYGASIFQSKESSSVLSCDISVDDKYIVTGSGDKKATVYEVIY
- the LOC144074253 gene encoding transducin-like enhancer protein 4 isoform X1; translated protein: MIRDLSKMYPPARHPVPPQPGQPFKFTVSESCDRIKEEFQFLQAQYHSLKMECEKLASEKTEMQRHYVMYYEMSYGLNIEMHKQAEIVKRLNAICAQVIPFLSQEHQQQVVQAVERAKQVTMAELNAIIGQQQQQLQAQHLSHGHAIPVPLTPHPAGLHPPLPPGASLLALSSALGHQMPLKDERKHPDSAEEHPRERDSVKSSSVSPSASFRTGEKHRGSTDYAADSKKQKTDEKESSSKLYESDGEKSDDNLVVDVSNEDPTSPRGSPAHSPQENGLDKSRLLKKDAPLSPSSVASSSSTPSSKSKEINLNEKSTTPVSKSSTPTSRCDAPTPSSTTTSLRAAPTKPSGVEALGKCFLMHRNPPRTHFEINFVKKFAAPGLRTPLALPCSYPGPFGVVPHLGMNGELSGAGAPYAGLHSMSSVAAAAVAAYGRTQVVGFDPHHHIRVPGLPPNLSGIPGGKPAYSFHVSSDGQMQPVPFPPDALIGPAIPRHARQINTLNHGEVVCAVTISNPTRHVYTGGKGCVKVWDISHPGNKTSVSQLDCLNRDNYIRSCRLLPDGRTLIVGGEASTLSIWDLAAPTPRIKAELTSSAPACYALAISPDSKVCFSCCSDGNIAVWDLHNQTLVRQFQGHTDGASCIDISNDGTKLWTGGLDNTVRSWDLREGRQLQQHDFTSQIFSLGYCPTGEWLAVGMENSNVEVLHVSKPDKYQLHLHESCVLSLRFAHCGKWFVSTGKDNLLNAWRTPYGASIFQSKESSSVLSCDISVDDKYIVTGSGDKKATVYEVIY
- the LOC144074253 gene encoding transducin-like enhancer protein 4 isoform X5 → MIRDLSKMYPPARHPVPPQPGQPFKFTVSESCDRIKEEFQFLQAQYHSLKMECEKLASEKTEMQRHYVMYYEMSYGLNIEMHKQAEIVKRLNAICAQVIPFLSQEQQQQLQAQHLSHGHAIPVPLTPHPAGLHPPLPPGASLLALSSALGHQMPLKDERKHPDSAEEHPRERDSVKSSSVSPSASFRTGEKHRGSTDYAADSKKQKTDEKESSSKLYESDGEKSDDNLVVDVSNEDPTSPRGSPAHSPQENGLDKSRLLKKDAPLSPSSVASSSSTPSSKSKEINLNEKSTTPVSKSSTPTSRCDAPTPSSTTTSLRAAPTKPSGVEALGKCFLMHRNPPRTHFEINFVKKFAAPGLRTPLALPCSYPGPFGVVPHLGMNGELSGAGAPYAGLHSMSSVAAAAVAAYGRTQVVGFDPHHHIRVPGLPPNLSGIPGGKPAYSFHVSSDGQMQPVPFPPDALIGPAIPRHARQINTLNHGEVVCAVTISNPTRHVYTGGKGCVKVWDISHPGNKTSVSQLDCLNRDNYIRSCRLLPDGRTLIVGGEASTLSIWDLAAPTPRIKAELTSSAPACYALAISPDSKVCFSCCSDGNIAVWDLHNQTLVRQFQGHTDGASCIDISNDGTKLWTGGLDNTVRSWDLREGRQLQQHDFTSQIFSLGYCPTGEWLAVGMENSNVEVLHVSKPDKYQLHLHESCVLSLRFAHCGKWFVSTGKDNLLNAWRTPYGASIFQSKESSSVLSCDISVDDKYIVTGSGDKKATVYEVIY
- the LOC144074253 gene encoding transducin-like enhancer protein 4 isoform X4; translated protein: MIRDLSKMYPPARHPVPPQPGQPFKFTVSESCDRIKEEFQFLQAQYHSLKMECEKLASEKTEMQRHYVMYYEMSYGLNIEMHKQAEIVKRLNAICAQVIPFLSQEHQQQVVQAVERAKQVTMAELNAIIGQQQQQLQAQHLSHGHAIPVPLTPHPAGLHPPLPPGASLLALSSALGHQMPLKDERKHPDSAEEHPRERDSVKSSSVSPSASFRTGEKHRGSTDYAADSKKQKTDEKESSSKLYESDGEKSDDNLVVDVSNEDPTSPRGSPAHSPQENGLDKSRLLKKDAPLSPSSVASSSSTPSSKSKEINLNEKSTTPVSKSSTPTSRCDAPTPSSTTTSLRAAPTKPSGVEALAPGLRTPLALPCSYPGPFGVVPHLGMNGELSGAGAPYAGLHSMSSVAAAAVAAYGRTQVVGFDPHHHIRVPGLPPNLSGIPGGKPAYSFHVSSDGQMQPVPFPPDALIGPAIPRHARQINTLNHGEVVCAVTISNPTRHVYTGGKGCVKVWDISHPGNKTSVSQLDCLNRDNYIRSCRLLPDGRTLIVGGEASTLSIWDLAAPTPRIKAELTSSAPACYALAISPDSKVCFSCCSDGNIAVWDLHNQTLVRQFQGHTDGASCIDISNDGTKLWTGGLDNTVRSWDLREGRQLQQHDFTSQIFSLGYCPTGEWLAVGMENSNVEVLHVSKPDKYQLHLHESCVLSLRFAHCGKWFVSTGKDNLLNAWRTPYGASIFQSKESSSVLSCDISVDDKYIVTGSGDKKATVYEVIY
- the LOC144074253 gene encoding transducin-like enhancer protein 4 isoform X2, with protein sequence MIRDLSKMYPPARHPVPPQPGQPFKFTVSESCDRIKEEFQFLQAQYHSLKMECEKLASEKTEMQRHYVMYYEMSYGLNIEMHKQAEIVKRLNAICAQVIPFLSQEHQQQVVQAVERAKQVTMAELNAIIGQQQQLQAQHLSHGHAIPVPLTPHPAGLHPPLPPGASLLALSSALGHQMPLKDERKHPDSAEEHPRERDSVKSSSVSPSASFRTGEKHRGSTDYAADSKKQKTDEKESSSKLYESDGEKSDDNLVVDVSNEDPTSPRGSPAHSPQENGLDKSRLLKKDAPLSPSSVASSSSTPSSKSKEINLNEKSTTPVSKSSTPTSRCDAPTPSSTTTSLRAAPTKPSGVEALGKCFLMHRNPPRTHFEINFVKKFAAPGLRTPLALPCSYPGPFGVVPHLGMNGELSGAGAPYAGLHSMSSVAAAAVAAYGRTQVVGFDPHHHIRVPGLPPNLSGIPGGKPAYSFHVSSDGQMQPVPFPPDALIGPAIPRHARQINTLNHGEVVCAVTISNPTRHVYTGGKGCVKVWDISHPGNKTSVSQLDCLNRDNYIRSCRLLPDGRTLIVGGEASTLSIWDLAAPTPRIKAELTSSAPACYALAISPDSKVCFSCCSDGNIAVWDLHNQTLVRQFQGHTDGASCIDISNDGTKLWTGGLDNTVRSWDLREGRQLQQHDFTSQIFSLGYCPTGEWLAVGMENSNVEVLHVSKPDKYQLHLHESCVLSLRFAHCGKWFVSTGKDNLLNAWRTPYGASIFQSKESSSVLSCDISVDDKYIVTGSGDKKATVYEVIY